A single genomic interval of Oncorhynchus mykiss isolate Arlee chromosome 13, USDA_OmykA_1.1, whole genome shotgun sequence harbors:
- the LOC110485140 gene encoding protein PET100 homolog, mitochondrial, whose translation GVKIEVFRMMLYLSFPVTMFWISNQAEYFEEYIVKRKREIFPPDEKMHRKELEDFKERMRDWKERRLLKRMAFDEAEKE comes from the exons ATGATGCTGTATCTGTCTTTCCCTGTGACCATGTTCTGGATCTCCAACCAAGCAGAGTATTTTGAAGAATATATTGTGAAGAGGAAG AGGGAGATTTTCCCACCTGATGAGAAgatgcat AGGAAAGAGCTGGAAGACTTCAAAGAGCGGATGCGAGACTGGAAGGAGCGGCGGCTACTGAAACGGATGGCCTTTGATGAGGCTGAGAAGGAGTGA